From a single Daphnia pulex isolate KAP4 chromosome 2, ASM2113471v1 genomic region:
- the LOC124208539 gene encoding nucleolar MIF4G domain-containing protein 1-like translates to MSPHTTKNDDCATKKKSKNNVLKVKKQTTGTKKFVTREVLRKNLRKLKKQKKNKKHAFPGTQDIIDSQDGNDTFKEVEKLPCQTQLPKKSKAVKDKNAESSKKKETFDQQSMKQRTKQLQIANKLEEKNIKKIEKQLKLNKRKSKGVPKSFVDDGLDFLLEVCDPDYRSKLAKEEFDFADNDAGFEEDLALLNSKSDVKNNKKEKNPKEVKVKKTLLSKGTSDTSSNSEDSDSSCDMNEDHAESIASESDGHSENEDIQENSCTDIRTSKDEKMETYQEDIYGRLRDKKGNLITEQTVEQVKYVPPGKRLATSDEFDADIQKLKRQMKGLLNRLAETNLPSIVSAIEKLYLSHSRHNMQEAIHTLVMDSLVGEVLSPERLIMEHCVLIAALHANVGTEVGAQFLELVVRKFDASYKTESQTKELDNMILILCHMYNFGLVAAPLLKDILHMLAEKFEEKDIELILIVLRTVGFALRKDDPVSLKEIIFVLQTKAGQATEQPARIRFMLEILLAIRNNNMTKIPNYDPSHTEHLRKLLRSLTKKGDALSKLNITYSELLAANNRGRWWIVGSAWVGQGPTATTSQAKQVSSNSDEPEYSVELLEMARKQRMNTEVRRNIFCILMTAEDFVEAFERLMRLGLKSQQEREIVHVIMDCCLQEKSFNPYYAHLLQKLCNFHRRFQIASQFALWDHFKDLSSQSQLQISHLSKLIVHLTVEGSLSISVLKVIQFSEMDRLLVRFLRQILLGLLLNPSENAVKSVFASIGSSKYGLLREGLLLFMHHFLMKNMEKMDENDAEMLRSRIQMVQENFL, encoded by the exons atgagtcctcatacaacaaaaaatgatgattgtgcaactaaaaaaaaatct AAAAACAATGtgttgaaagtaaaaaagcaGACAACAG GCACCAAGAAATTTGTTACTAGAGAAGTTCTTCGCAAAAATCttagaaaattaaagaaacagaagaaaaacaaaaaacacgcaTTTCCAGGAACCCAGGATATAATTGATAGTCAAGATGGAAATGATACTTTCAAAGAAGTTGAGAAGTTACCTTGCCAAACCCAACTTCCCAAAAAGAGTAAAGCcgtaaaagacaaaaatgcagaaagcagcaaaaagaaagaaacatttgaCCAACAGAGCATGAAGCAGAGAACAAAGCAGCTCCAAATAGCCAACAaacttgaagagaaaaatattaagaaaattgaaaaacaattgaaattaaacaagCGGAAGTCTAAGGGTGTACCCAAATCGTTTGTAGATGATGGACTTGATTTTCTCCTTGAAGTATGTGACCCTGATTATAGAAGTAAATTGGCTAAAGAAGAATTTGACTTTGCTGATAATGATGCCGGTTTTGAAGAAGATTTGGCCTTACTCAATTCAAAAAGTGATGtaaagaataataagaaggaaaaaaatccaaaagaagttaaagtgaaaaaaacgTTATTAAGTAAAGGTACAAGTGATACTTCATCGAACTCGGAAGATAGTGACTCAAGTTGTGACATGAATGAAGATCATGCTGAAAGTATCGCCAGTGAAAGTGACGGTCATTCAGAAAATGAAGACATTCAAGAAAATTCATGCACTGACATTAGAACTTCAAAGgacgaaaaaatggaaaccTATCAAGAAGATATATATGGTCGTTTGCgtgacaaaaaaggaaatttgatCACCGAGCAAACAGTCGAGCAAGTCAAATATGTTCCGCCAGGAAAACGTTTGGCTACGTCCGATGAATTTGATGCTgacattcaaaaattaaaacgccAAATGAAAGGATTGCTTAACCGACTTGCTGAAACTAATCTACCAAGCATAGTTTCTGCGATTGAAAAACTGTACCTAAGCCATTCAAGGCATAATATGCAAGAAGCTATACACACACTTGTTATGGACTCTTTGGTGGGCGAAGTTCTCTCTCCTGAACGTCTCATAATGGAGCACTGTGTTTTAATTGCAGCGCTTCATGCTAACGTAGGTACTGAAGTTGGGGCTCAATTTCTGGAGCTCGTTGTTCGAAAATTTGACGCATCTTATAAAACGGAGTCTCAAACGAAAGAATTGGATAACATGATCTTAATCCTTTGCCATATGTATAACTTTGGCCTTGTAGCTGCCCCACTTTTAAAGGATATTCTTCACATGCTTGCCGAAAAATTCGAAGAAAAGGACATTGAACTTATTCTAATTGTTCTAAGAACGGTTGGATTCGCATTGAGGAAAGATGATCCTGTGTCTCTgaaggaaatcatttttgttcttCAGACCAAAGCTGGACAAGCAACTGAACAGCCGGCCAGGATTCGTTTCATGTTGGAAATTCTTCTTGCCATCCGAAATAACAATATGACCAAAATACCGAATTATGATCCTAGTCACACAGAACACCTGCGCAAATTACTGCGCTCTCTGACTAAGAAAGGAGATGCGCTAAGCAAGTTAAATATAACTTATTCTGAATTGTTGGCTGCAAACAACCGAGGAAGGTGGTGGATTGTAGGTTCAGCATGGGTGGGCCAAGGTCCTACAGCAACGACTTCACAAGCTAAACAGGTATCTTCCAACTCGGATGAACCTGAGTACAGTGTTGAATTACTTGAAATGGCACGGAAGCAGAGAATGAACACTGAG GTCCGACGCAACATTTTCTGTATCCTGATGACAGCAGAAGATTTTGTTGAAGCTTTCGAGAGACTTATGCGATTGGGATTGAAAAGCCAGCAAGAACGAGAAATTGTGCATGTGATCATGGATTGCTGCCTGCAAGAAAAAAGCTTCAATCCGTACTACGCTCATCTGTTACAAAAGCTTTGCAACTTTCATCGGCGATTTCAGATTGCTTCGCAATTTGCTTTGTGGGACCATTTTAAGGATCTATCATCACAGTCTCAATTGCAGATTAGTCatttatcaaaattaattgtgCATTTGACTGTAGAAGGCTCTCTAAGCATCTCCGTTCTTaaagtaattcaattttcgGAAATGGATCGTTTACTAGTGCGCTTTCTACGACAGATTTTGCTTG GATTACTTCTTAATCCATCGGAAAATGCAGTTAAATCGGTGTTCGCTAGCATCGGTTCATCTAAATATGGTCTCCTCAGAGAAGGACTGCTTCTTTTTATGcaccattttttaatgaaaaatatggaaaaaatgGATGAGAACGATGCTGAAATGTTGAGAAGTCGGATTCAAATGGTTCAGGAAAACTTTCTATGA
- the LOC124208553 gene encoding hypoxanthine-guanine phosphoribosyltransferase-like yields the protein MTNCIKIEDSYQGYSLDSFCIPKHYEDDLESVLIPYGVIHDRIERIAKDIFTDFGKEPLVAICVLKGGYKFYTDLIDKINSLNRNQGERSVPLSVDFIRLRSYQNDKSVGTIEVIGGDNMESVKGKNVLVVEDIIDTGRTMMKLLGLLEEFQPKCVKVASLLLKRQPASNGYIPEYCGFEIPDKFVVGYALDFNERFRDLHHICVVNNNGINKYKV from the exons ATGACCAATTGCATTAAG ATAGAGGATTCCTACCAAGGTTATTCATTGGATTCATTTTGCATTCCAAAGCATTATGAGGATGATCTCGAATCTGTTCTGATCCCGTATGGTGTCATTCATGATAG aattgaaAGGATTGCCAAAGATATCTTTACCGATTTTGGTAAAGAACCTCTGGTCGCAATATGTGTTCTCAAAG GGGGCTACAAATTTTACACAGATCTG attgataaaataaatagtctGAATCGAAATCAAGGTGAAAGATCAGTGCCCCTTTCAGTGGATTTTATCCGACTAAGAAGCTATCAG AATGACAAGTCTGTTGGCACCATTGAAGTTATTGGAG GTGATAACATGGAAAGTGTTAAAGGAAAGAATGTATTGGTTGTTGAAGATATTATTGATACTGGAAGAACTATGATGAAGCTACTAGGATTATTAGAAGAATTTCAGCCGAAATGCGTCAAAGTTGCCAGCCTTTTGCTGAAGCGTCAACCTGCCTCAAATGGTTACATTCCTGAAT ATTGTGGGTTTGAAATTCCAgacaaatttgttgttgggtATGCCCTGGACTTCAATGAAAGATTTAGAGATCTGCAT catATATGCGTTGTGAACAACAACGGCATCAACAAATACAAAGTGTGA